In the Streptomyces spororaveus genome, TGCTCGTCGACGCTCGACGCGATCGCGTCCGCGAGCAGGGTCGTGCCGCGGACGACGCCGACGCCGGTCTCGTCGCAGGACGTCTCGATGCCGAGGACGAGCGGTTCGTCAGCCATTGCTCTCACTGCTCTCAGTTCGTGCTTGTGCGGGGTCGGTCAGTCGCATGACGAGCGCGTCGACGTTGCCGGGCTGGTAGTAGCCGCGCCGGAAGCCGATGGGCTCGAAACCGAAGCGCTCGTAGAGCTTCTGGGCGCGGGTGTTGTCCACCCGTACCTCCAGCAGCACCTCGGCGCACTCGAACGCGGTGGCGGCGCGCAGCAGGTCGGTCAGGAGCCGGGCGCCGAGCCCGGTCCCCCACTGGTCGCGGGCGGCCGCGATGGTCTGTACGTCGGCCAGGTCGCCGGCGGCGGCCAGCCCGGCGTAGCCCACCAGCCGGCCCGCCGCGTCCTCGGCGACGACGTAGCGGCGCGTGGCCTGGGGGCCGCGGGCGTGGGCGAGTTCGGACCAGAACATCCCGGCGGACCAGGCGTCCTCGGGGAACAGCTCGTGCTCCAGTTCCAGTACGGGGCCGATGTCCCACCAGCGCATCTCGCGCAGGGTGTGGGGGGTCGCCGGGGTCACTGCGGGGTGACCACCTTGTAGTTCTTCGGCACCTGGGCGTCGGGGCGGCGCAGGTAGAGCGGCGTCGGAGGCAGGAACTCCAGGCCGGCCGCCAGCCGTTCCGCGGCCAGCGAGGCCAGCGCGGCGGCCGACTGGTGCTCGGGGTTCCGGGCGTCCGTGAACACCTCGGGGTACAGGAATGCGCCCTGGCCGACCGCGGGCAGGCCCGCGACCTGCTCGGCGATGTCGGCCGGGCGGTCCACGGCGGGCTCGCCGACGCGCGTGCGCGGGTCCTCGTACCGGGCCCAGTAGACCTCCTTGCGCCGCGCGTCGGTGGCGACGGTGAAGGGGCCCTCGACGCCGGCGGCCCCGGCGGCGTACGCCAGGCCGTCGAGCGTGCACAGGCCGTGCACGGGCACGCCCAGCACGGCGGCGAACGTGGAGGCGGTGACGAGGCCGACGCGCAGCCCGGTGTACGGGCCGGGGCCGACGCCGACGACGACACCGGTGACGGCTTCGAGCGTGACCCCGGCCTCGGCGAGGACCTTGTCCACGGAGGGCAGCAGGAGCTCCCCGTGGCGGCGGGCGTCGACCTGGTTCGACTCGGCGACGACGGACTCACCGTCGTGCAGGGCGACGGTGACGGCGGGCGTGGCGGTATCTACGGCGAGCAAGAGCACGCGAACAGCCTACGACTCCGGCGACGGCACCCCTCGCGGCCGGTCTCGGAGCAGGGTGACTGCTACCTTTCGACGGGGTACCGGACGTGGTATCGGTCGGCGCGGAGAGGTGGAGCAAGGTGGCACGCAGCAGCTCGGGAATCGTGGCCGGGCTCACCGCCGCGGCAGTGGCGGTCGTCGGCTTCCTCGGCTACCAGGCTTCCGCCACGGCGCCCGCGCGTCCCCCGAAGGCGGCGGTGCAGGAACCGGCCCCCGCCGCGAGTCCGGCCGCCAGGCAGGACCCCGCGAAGCCGGCGCCCGTGCCCGAGGGTTCCGGCACCGGGGTGCGCGTCGTGTACTCGGTGGGCCAGAAGCGGGTGTGGCTGGTGGGTGACCCCGCGCAGCCGCCGAAGACGTTCCCGGTGATGCCGAGCACGGTCCACCCGAAGCCGGGCAGCTACATGGTCGGTTCGCGCTCCGGTTCGGTCACGGGCTCGGACGGCGTGCCGATCGAGCACGTCGTGCGGTTCGCCACCGCGGAGGGTGTGGCGGTCGGTTTCAGCGCCCGCACGGACGGCGCGCTGCCGGAGCCGGACCCGAACAAGAAGACCGGCGGCATCCGCATGGCCCGCGCCGACGGCGACGCGATGTGGGCGTTCGCGACGATCGCCGCGAAGGTCGTCGTCGTTCCCTGACGGATCGCCCCCGCTTCACCCGACCGGGTGATGCCGCGGCAGGACGCCGCCCGGCCTGGGCCGTCTAGGCCGCTTCGGATTCCGGAGCGGCCTCTTCGCGTGCGGGGTCCGCGGGCCCGCCCGTGCCCGTGGCGTACTCCCGTGCGGGGGGCGTCGAGACGGCGGTGGCGGCCACGCCGGCGGCGAGGAGCGTCCACATGGAGACGGCGGACGGGCGGGTTTCGCGATGTGCTCCTGCTGGTGCCGACATGGCTGCCTCCTGGACCCGGGACACCGTACTTAGGCATACCTAAGAAACTCTCGGTACCATGTCACCACGAGGGCTGCCGACAGCGCAATATCTTGCCGACGAGTTGTCGGTACGTTTACTCCGAGAGGGCGCCCGCCAGGGCGTCCAGCCCGGCCCCTGCGCTCCAGCGCGCCCCGACACCGCGCACGAGGACCTCCCGAACGTCGTCCAGGACCTCCTCGTGCCCGACCGCGCGCGCGATCACCACGTGCAGCCGGTCGTCGGAGAGCTCCTCCACCTTGCCGTCGCCCCACTCCACGACGACCACGGACTCGGGCAGCGAGACGTCGAGGTCCAGGTCCTCCATCTCGTCCAGCCCGCCGCCCAGGCGGTACGCGTCCACGTGCACCAGCGCGGGTCCCCCGGTCAGCGAGGGGTGCACACGGGCGATCACGAAGGTCGGCGAGGTCACGGCCCCGCGCACGCCCAGCCCCTCGCCGAGGCCCCGGGTGAGCGTGGTCTTGCCCGCGCCCAGCTCGCCGGTCAGCAGGACGAGGTCGCCGGGGCGCAGCAGGGCGGCGATCCTGCGGCCCAATTCCTGCATCGCGTCCGGGGAGTCGATGGTGATCCGGGTCTCCGAGCCGGCCGCGGCCTCAGGTGCCGGCGCCTGGCTGCGCTGTGCTTCCAGCGGTACTTCTTCCATGCCCGCCAACGTTAGTCGCTGCGGGGGCGGCCACCGCCCCGGTGCGCGCCAGCAGCTCGGTGAGCAGCCGCGTCACGGTCTCCGGGCGTTCCAGCATCATCAGGTGCCCGGTGGACTCCAGGACCACGAGGTCGGCGCCGGGGAGCGCCTCCTTGATGGCGACGCTGTGCGCGGGCGGGGTGATCATGTCCCGGTCCCCGGCTATGACCGTGACCGGCAGGTCCGCGAACAGCTGGAGCGCGGAGGTCTTGTCGTGGGTCTGGAAGGCCGGGTAGAACTCGGCGACCACGTCGATGGGAGTGGCCTCGATCAGGCGCTCCGCGAACCGCGCGACGCCCGGATCCACGTCCCGGGAGCCGAACGAGTACATCTTGATCATTCCGGCGAAGAGGTCCGCGGTGGCCCGGCGGCCCTTCTCCACCAGCTCCACCTGGGAGCCGAGCGCCTTGAGCACGCCCGGCAGGAGTCGGCGTACGGCTCCCATGCCGGCGGCCGGCAGCCCGTACGTCACCTCGTCGAGGCGACCGCTGGAGGTTCCGACCAGGGCGACGCCGACGACGCGGTCGCGGACGATCTCGGGGTACTGCTCGGCGAATCCCATGATGGTCATTCCGCCCATCGAGTGACCCACCAGGATCAGCGGCCCCTCGGGGGCGGCCGCGTCGATGACGGCCTTCAGGTCCCGGCCCAGCTGGTCGATGCTCACCGGCTCGCCGTCCGCGTGGCCCAGGCCGCGGGCGCTGCGCCCGTGGCTGCGCTGGTCCCAGTAGACCGCGCGGACCACGCCGCGCAGGGCGGCCCGCTGGAAGTGCCAGGAGTCCTGGCCGAGGCAGTAGCCGTGGCAGAAGACGACGGTGGCCGGGGGCTCGGCCTTGCGCCGCAGGCGCCGGCGCTTGCCGTCCTCGGGGAGCTCGTCGACCTCGTAGTAGAGCTCGGTGGCGTCCTCGGCCCGGCAGATTCCCTCCGCGCCGCGCAGGGACCCGTAGTCCCCGGCCGCGTCGAGGGCGAGGCGCGCCTTCATCCGCATGCCGCGCCCGACGGTGATCCGTTCGACCGCGACACCGGCCGCCGCACCCGCGGCTATCACGCCGATGGCGGCGCCGGCCCAGCCGGCCTTGCGCCAGTTCTCGCTCACGCCGCCGCCCTCACTCCGCTCAGCCGCCCAGGTAGACCCGGGGCACACGTGCACCGATACGGGTGACGATCTCATACGCGATCGTGTGTGCCGCTCGTGCCCAGTCCTCGGCGGTAGGTTCACCGCGCTCCGCGTCCCCGAAGATGACGGCTTCGTCGCCTGCGCGGGCGTGGTCTCCCTCCAAGTCGACCACGAACTGGTCCATCGCGACGCGTCCGGCGACGTGGCGGATCTTGCCGCCGACGAGCACGGGGCCGAGGCCCGAGGCCTGCCGCGGGATGCCGTCGGCGTAGCCCGCCGGGACCAGCGCGAGGTTCGTCTCGGTGTCGGTGACGTAGTGGTGGCCGTAGCTCACCCCGTGCCCGGCGGGGACCGTCTTGACCAGGGCGAGGGAGGCCTTCAGGGTCATCGCGGGCCGCAGGCCCAGCTCGGCCGGGGTGCCGAGCTCGGGCGCGGGCGAGACGCCGTAGACGGCCAGCCCGCAGCGCACCAGGTCGAAGTGGGACTCGGGCAGGGTGAGGGTGGCCGGCGAGTTGGCGATGTGCCGGACCTCGGGCTCGACGCCCTCCTTCTCGGCGTACGCGAGCATGTCGCGGAAGGCGGCCAGCTGGAGCTGGATCGAGGGGTGACCGGGCTCGTCGGCGCAGGCGAAGTGCGACCAGAGGCCCGTGACCTGGACGGTCCCCTCGGCCTGGGCGGCGACGGCCGCGCCGACCAGCTCCTCCCAGTCGGCGGGCTGGCAGCCGTTGCGGCCGAGGCCGGTGTCGGCCTTGAGCTGGATGCGCGCGGTGCGGCCCGCCGCGCGGGCGGCCTCCCGCACCTCGTCGAGGGCCCACATTCCGCTGACGGAGACGTCGATGTCGGCCTCGACGGCCTCTCGCCAGGGCCCGCCCGGGGTCCACAGCCAGCACATGAGGCGCCCCCGGATCCCCGCGGCGCGGAGCGCGAGGGCCTCGTCGGGGGTGGCCGTGCCGAGCCAGGCGGCACCGGCCTGCTGGGCGGCCTCGGCGCACTCCAGGGCCCCGTGCCCGTAGGCATTCGCCTTGACCACGGCCATCAGCTCGGCCCGGGGCGCTCGCTCGCGCAGTGCGCGCACGTTCTCCCGTACGGCGTCAAGATCGATCTCGGCGTACACGCGCGTCGCTGTCTCGTTCATCGCCCCCAGTCTCTCAGAACCCCCGCCCGGCCTTGCGGGGGCTGGGCGAACCGGGGGCGCATGTCGTCCGGCGGCCGGCGCGCCGGGGTCGCCGGCGTCAGGGGTGGCGAGTGTCCCGCCAGGCGTCCGGGAGGGCCTCGGCCACCTGCTGGGCCAGGAGGGGGCCGCCGACGCGGCGGGCCGCCAGGCCGTGGAGGTACGCGCCGACCGCCCCCGCGTCCGCCCCGGACAGCCCGCCCGCCAGCAGGGAGCCCACCAGCCCGGACAGCACGTCCCCGCTGCCCGCGGTGGCCAGCCACGGGGTGCCCGTCGGGTTCACCCGGACGGCTCCGCCGCCGGAGGCGACCAGCGTCGTCGAGCCCTTCAGCAGCACCGCCGCCCCGTACCGCTGCGCCAGCCGCCGTACGGCGTCCAGCCGGCCCGCCTCCACCGACTCCCGCGACACCCCCAGCAGCGCCGCCGCCTCCCCCGCGTGCGGGGTCAGCAGGGTCGGGGCCGTCCGGGCCCGCAGCGCCGCCGCGTCCAGCCCCCGCAGCCCGTCCGCGTCGACCAGCACCGCCGTGTCCTGCGCCAGCAGCTCCGCGACCTCACCGGCGCGCCCCTCGCCCAGGCCCGGGCCGACCACCCATGCCTGCACCCGGCCGGGGCCGATCAGCGTCTCGGGGTAGCGGGCGAGCACCGCCTGCGCCGCCGGCCCGACGTACCGCACCGCGCCCGCGCCGCCCCGCAGCGCTCCCGCCACGGCCAGCACCGCCGCGCCCGGGTACTGCGCCGACCCGGCGACGATCCCGACCACACCCCGCCGGTACTTGTCGCTCGACGCCGTCGGCTCCGGCAGCAGCCCCGCCACATCGGCGTGCTGCAGGGCCTCCACCTCCGGCGACGGCAGTTCCAGCCCGATGTCGACGAGGTGCACCGCGCCCGTCCGTGAGGCCCCGGGGTCGATCAGCAGGCCGGGCTTGTACGCCCCGAAGGTCACCGTCACATCGGCCGTCACGGCCGGACCCGCCACCTCGCCGGTGTCCGCGTCCACCCCGCTCGGCAGGTCCACCGCGACCACGGGGACCCCCGGCGGGATCCGTTCCACCAGGGCCGCGGCCGCCGGGCGCAGTCCGCCCCGCCCGCCGATGCCGAGGAGCCCGTCCAGTACGAGGTCCGCGCGCGGGGGGACCGATCCGGCGAGCCGTCCCCCGGCGGCCCGCAGCGCGGCCAGCCCGCCCGGGTGCATCCGCCCGGGGTCCATCGGCACGGCCGTCACCCCGGCCCCGCGCCGGGCCAGCCGGGCGCCCGCGTACAGCGCGTCGCCGCCGTTGTCCCCGGGGCCGACGAGCAGCACCACCCGGGCCCCGTACACGCCGCCGCGGGCCCGGCGCAGCAGCCCGGCGCACGCGGCGGCCAGTCCGGCCGCCGCCCGCTGCATCAGGGCGCCCTCGGGCAGCCGGGCCATCAGCGCCCGCTCGGCGGCCCGTACGGTCTCCACGCTGTAAGCAGTACGCACGGACTGCCCCCTAACCTTCTGCGATCACCACGGCGGAGGCGACGCCCGCGTCGTGGCTGAGCGAGATGTGCCAGGACTTCACACCCAGCGCCCGAGCCCGCGCCTCGACCGTCCCGGACACCCGCAGCCGCGGCTGCCCGGTGGGCTCGACGTACACCTCGGCGTCGGTCCAGAGCATGCCGGCGGGCGCGCCCAGCGCCTTGGCGAGGGCCTCCTTGGCGGCGAACCGCGCGGCGAGCGAGGCGATCCCGCGCCGCTCGCCGCTCGGCAGTGTCAACTCGGCGTCGACGAACAGCCGTCCGGCCAGGTTCGGCGTGCGCTCCAGCGCCGCTCCGAACCGCTCGATCTCCGCTACGTCGATCCCGACGCCGATAATCACAACGACAACTCCACTGGCCGACTGCTACTCCACGGTCACCGACTTGGCGAGGTTACGCGGCTGGTCCACCTCGTTGCCGCGCGCCGTGGCCAGCTCGCACGCGAACACCTGCAGCGGCACCGTCGCCACCAGCGGCTGGAGGAGCGTCGGCGTCACCGGGATGCGGATCAGGTGGTCGGCGTACGGGACGACCGCCTCGTCGCCCTCCTCCGCGATCACGATGGTCCGCGCACCGCGCGCCCGGATCTCCTGGATGTTCGACACGATCTTGTCGTGGAGCACCGACCGGCCGCGCGGCGACGGGACGACCACCACCACCGGCAGGTCCTTCTCGATCAGCGCGATCGGCCCGTGCTTGAGCTCGCCCGCCGCGAAGCCCTCGGCGTGCATGTACGCCAGCTCCTTCAGCTTGAGCGCGCCCTCCAGCGCCACCGGGTAGCCGACGTGCCGTCCCAGGAACAGCACGGTGTCCTTGTCGGCGAGCGAGCGCGCGAGCTCCCGTACCGGCTCCATGGTCTCCAGTACGGTGTCCACCGCGGCGGCGATGTCCGACAGCTCCCGGATCACCGCCTCGATCTCGTCGCCCCACTTCGTCCCGCGGACCTGGCCGAGGTAGAGCGCGACCAGGTAGCAGGCCACCAGCTGCGTCAGGAAGGCCTTGGTCGAGGCGACCGCCACCTCGGGACCGGCGTGCGTGTAGAGGACCGCGTCCGATTCCCGCGGGATCGTCGACCCGTTGGTGTTGCAGATGGCCAGCACCCTGGCACCCTGCTCGCGCGCGTGCCGCAGCGCCATGAGGGTGTCCATGGTCTCGCCGGACTGCGAGATCGCGACCACCAGCGTCCGCTGGTCCAGGATCGGGTCCCGGTAGCGGAACTCGCTCGCCAGCTCGGTCTCGCAGGGGATGCGGGTCCAGTGCTCGATGGCCAGCTTCGCGATCATGCCCGCGTGGTACGCCGTACCGCACGCCACGATCACGACCTTGTCGACCTCCCTGAGCACGGAGACGGGGATGCGCACCTCGTCCAGGGTCAGCGAGCCGCTCGCGTCGATCCTGCCCAGGAGGGTGTCGGCGACGGCCTTCGGCTGCTCGGCGATCTCCTTGAGCATGAAGTAGTCGTACCCCCCCTTCTCGGCCGCCGAGGCGTCCCAGTCGACGTGGTACGCCCGCACGGTCGCGGGCGAACCGTCGAAGTCGGTCACCGTGACACCCGCGCGGCGGAGCTCGACGACCTGGTCCTGGCCCAGCTCGATCGCGGACCGCGTGTGGGCGATGAACGCGGCCACGTCCGAGGCGAGGAAGTTCTCGCCCTCTCCGACGCCCACCACCAGGGGCGAGTTCCGGCGCGCGCCGACCACCACGTCCGGTTCGTCGGCGTGCACGGCGACCAGGGTGAAGGCGCCTTCCAGCCGCCGGCACACCTGCCGCATGGCCTCCGCGAGATCGCCGGTCGCCGAGAACCGCTCCGCCAGCAGGTGTGCCACGACCTCGGTGTCCGTCTCGGACTCCAGCCGGTGTCCGCGCTCGGCCAGCTCGGCGCGGAGCGCGGCGAAGTTCTCGATGATGCCGTTGTGCACGACGGCCACGCGCCCCGAGTTGTCGAGGTGCGGGTGGGCGTTGGCGTCGGTGGGCCCGCCGTGGGTCGCCCACCGGGTGTGCCCGAGCCCCGTGGAACCGGCCGGCAGCGGATGCCCGACCAGCTCCTTCTCCAGATTGACGAGCTTCCCGGCCTTCTTGACGGCCGCCAGGCCGCCGTCCGCGAGCACGGCGACCCCGGCCGAGTCGTAGCCGCGGTACTCCAGCCGCTTGAGTCCGGCGATGACCACATCGAGCGCCGACTGCGCTCCCACGTAACCCACAATTCCGCACATAGGCCGCAGCGTACGCCGTAGTTGGCCGTCTGCCCCGTAGCCGAACAAGACGAAAAACCCGCCCCGGCGCATCGGCCGGAGCGGGTTGACGTGGTGTCGGGCAGGCGTCAGCCGAGCTTCTTCACCTGGGCGTCGACGAGGGCCTTCGGCTGCTCGGCGATGCCGGCCAGGCTCAGCGACGAGAAGGTCGCGACGGTGTTGCCCTTGCGCACGAGGACCAGCTGGGTCGTCAGCTTCTCGCCGTCGGCGTCGAGCTCGATGGTCAGGGGCAGGGCCTCGTCACCACCGGTGACGGCGGCACCGGGCGCAGCCTTGGTGATCTTGGTGGTCTCGCCGTCCTGGGTGGCCGAGTAGCCGCCGGAGCACTTCTCGCTCGCGGTCTTCACTGCGGCGAACGCCTCCTCGGCGCCCTTGCCCTCGTACGAGGCGAGGGTCACGGTCGTGGCCGTGGAGCCGAGGGCGCCCGTGATCGCCTTCGCCATGTCGTCCGGCGAGGTGCCCGCGGCGGGCTTCGGGGTGGCGATCGCCTTGGTGCGGGCCGTCCCGGAGGGGGTGCCGGCCGGGACGAACGCCTGCGCCTGGACCAGGACCTTGCACTCGGGCTTGTCGCTGGTGGCGGTGGCGCCGGCGGCGGCCTCGGCGGGCGTGGCCTCCTTGAAGGTGTGGTCCGCGAGGTCGGCCTGGGCCACGAGGAGCTTGGCCAGTTCCGCATCCGTCTTGCCCTTGGCGGCCGGGGCAGCCGAGGTCGCGGGGGCCGAGGCCTTGGTGTCCGTCTTGCCGTCGGCCTTGTCGGCCTTCTCGCCGCCGCAGGCGGTGGCCAGCAGGGCCAGGGACACCGCGGACGCGGTCAGGACGGTACGACGGACAAGAGCGGTACGCACGAGAAATCTCCCCCATGGAGTAAGGCGGCTGCAGCGCAGCCCGAACCGCGCCCCTCGAAGCGGGACGTGGGCACGACTGCGGTGATCAACAATGTACGGGGCAATCGATCACCCCGTGACTCCTTATGGGTTCCGCGGCCGATCGTGACCCGGACGAGACCCCAAGAATTTCCAATCGAAACCACCCTGCGTACAACCACACCCGTACCGGCCAGGCCCTGTCCGGCACCGGCCGCCCCCGCCGGGCAGCCGCCCCCGCCGGGCACGTGACCGACCACACCACCCACAACCGCCCCGGAGCCCCGACAATGGCGGTGTGATCACTTCGCCGCCACGAAGCAACACGCCGGACAACGCAACGGAGCGCACCGGCCGGGAGGGGCACCCCACACGCCCCGGACACCGCCGGGGCCCCGAGGCCTCGCCCTACGTCGACCTCACCCGCGCCGAGTGGAGCGCCCTGCGGGAGCGGACCCCGCTGCCGCTGACCGCCGACGAGGTGGAGCGGCTGCGCGGTCTCGGTGACGTCATCGACCTCGACGAGGTCCGCGACGTCTACCTGCCGCTGTCCCGGCTCCTCAACCTCTACGTGGGCGCCACCAGCAACCTCCGCGGCACCCTCAACACCTTCCTCGGCGACGCGGGCAACGGGCACGGCGCCCAGCAGGGCACCCCCTTCGTCATAGGCGTGGCCGGTTCGGTCGCCGTCGGCAAGTCCACCGTGGCCCGCCTGCTCCAGGCCCTGCTGGCCCGCTGGCCCGAGCACCCGCGCGTGGAGCTGGTGACCACCGACGGCTTCCTGTACCCGATGAAGGAGCTCCAGCGGCGTGGGCTGACCTCCCGCAAGGGGTTCCCGGAGTCCTACGACCGCCGCGCGCTCACCCGCTTCGTCGCCGACATCAAGGCCGGCAAGGACGAGGTGCGGGCCCCGGTCTACTCGCACCTGATCTACGACATCGTCCCTGGTGAGGAGCTCGTCGTCCGCCGCCCGGACATCCTCATCGTCGAGGGCCTCAACGTGCTCCAGCCGGCCCTCCCGGGCACGGACGGCCGTACCCGCGTCGCCCTCGCCGACTACTTCGACTTCAGCGTGTACGTGGACGCGCGTCCCGAGGACATCGAGCGCTGGTACCTCAACCGGTTCCGGAAGCTGCGCGCGACCGCGTTCCAGAACCCCTTCTCCTACTTCCGCAAGTACACCCAGGTCTCCGAGGAGGAGGCCATGGAGTACGCGCAGACGATGTGGCGGACGATCAACCGGCCCAACCTGCTGGAGAACGTGGCGCCCACCCGCGGCCGGGCCACGCTCGTCGTCCGCAAGGGACCCGACCACAAGGTGCAGAAGCTGAGCCTCCGCAAGCTCTAGCCGGCAGTCGCTAGGGTGCGGGCATGCTGCATCTGCGGATGATCACCCCGCACCACCTCACCGAGCAGCTGGTGGGGCTGATCGACGAGACGGTCGGCACCACCCATCTGGTCGTGCTGACCGGCGCCGCGCGCGACCCCGAGGGCGATGTCGTCCTGTGCGACGTCGCCCGCGAGGCGGCCGACGAACTCCTCCAGGCGATGCGCCGGCTCGGGGTCGACGAGAGCGGTTCGATCGCCGTGGAGAACATCGACCTGTCGATCTCCAGGCGCGCCGAGGAGGCCGAGGAGGAGGCGCCGGGCGAGGCCGCCGACGCGGTGGTCTGGGAGCAGCTCGCCGAGTCGACGCACGAGGAGTCCACCCTCACGATCACCTACGCCGCCTTCATGATCGTGGCGACGATGATCGCGGCGTGCGGGGTGGTCCTGGACAACGCGATCCTGATCGTGGGCGCCATGGCGGTCGGCCCGGAATTCGGCCCGCTCGCCGGTATCTGCACCGGCCTGGTGCAGCGCCGCCCCAGGCTCGCCGGCCGCTCGCTCTTCGCTCTGTTCGTCGGCTTCACGGCCGCGATCGTGGCGACGACCGTCTTCAGCCTGGGCATGACCGCGCTCGGCCTGTTCCACGAGGCGATGCTGGAGAACCCCCGGCCGAACACCAGCTTCATCTGGCAGCCCGACCCGTTCTCCTTCGTCGTCGCACTGCTCGCCGGTGTCGCCGGCATGCTGTCGCTGACCTCGGCGAAGGCCGG is a window encoding:
- a CDS encoding NAD(P)H-hydrate dehydratase codes for the protein MRTAYSVETVRAAERALMARLPEGALMQRAAAGLAAACAGLLRRARGGVYGARVVLLVGPGDNGGDALYAGARLARRGAGVTAVPMDPGRMHPGGLAALRAAGGRLAGSVPPRADLVLDGLLGIGGRGGLRPAAAALVERIPPGVPVVAVDLPSGVDADTGEVAGPAVTADVTVTFGAYKPGLLIDPGASRTGAVHLVDIGLELPSPEVEALQHADVAGLLPEPTASSDKYRRGVVGIVAGSAQYPGAAVLAVAGALRGGAGAVRYVGPAAQAVLARYPETLIGPGRVQAWVVGPGLGEGRAGEVAELLAQDTAVLVDADGLRGLDAAALRARTAPTLLTPHAGEAAALLGVSRESVEAGRLDAVRRLAQRYGAAVLLKGSTTLVASGGGAVRVNPTGTPWLATAGSGDVLSGLVGSLLAGGLSGADAGAVGAYLHGLAARRVGGPLLAQQVAEALPDAWRDTRHP
- the alr gene encoding alanine racemase gives rise to the protein MNETATRVYAEIDLDAVRENVRALRERAPRAELMAVVKANAYGHGALECAEAAQQAGAAWLGTATPDEALALRAAGIRGRLMCWLWTPGGPWREAVEADIDVSVSGMWALDEVREAARAAGRTARIQLKADTGLGRNGCQPADWEELVGAAVAAQAEGTVQVTGLWSHFACADEPGHPSIQLQLAAFRDMLAYAEKEGVEPEVRHIANSPATLTLPESHFDLVRCGLAVYGVSPAPELGTPAELGLRPAMTLKASLALVKTVPAGHGVSYGHHYVTDTETNLALVPAGYADGIPRQASGLGPVLVGGKIRHVAGRVAMDQFVVDLEGDHARAGDEAVIFGDAERGEPTAEDWARAAHTIAYEIVTRIGARVPRVYLGG
- the rimI gene encoding ribosomal protein S18-alanine N-acetyltransferase, which codes for MRWWDIGPVLELEHELFPEDAWSAGMFWSELAHARGPQATRRYVVAEDAAGRLVGYAGLAAAGDLADVQTIAAARDQWGTGLGARLLTDLLRAATAFECAEVLLEVRVDNTRAQKLYERFGFEPIGFRRGYYQPGNVDALVMRLTDPAQARTESSESNG
- the coaA gene encoding type I pantothenate kinase; amino-acid sequence: MITSPPRSNTPDNATERTGREGHPTRPGHRRGPEASPYVDLTRAEWSALRERTPLPLTADEVERLRGLGDVIDLDEVRDVYLPLSRLLNLYVGATSNLRGTLNTFLGDAGNGHGAQQGTPFVIGVAGSVAVGKSTVARLLQALLARWPEHPRVELVTTDGFLYPMKELQRRGLTSRKGFPESYDRRALTRFVADIKAGKDEVRAPVYSHLIYDIVPGEELVVRRPDILIVEGLNVLQPALPGTDGRTRVALADYFDFSVYVDARPEDIERWYLNRFRKLRATAFQNPFSYFRKYTQVSEEEAMEYAQTMWRTINRPNLLENVAPTRGRATLVVRKGPDHKVQKLSLRKL
- a CDS encoding DUF389 domain-containing protein yields the protein MLHLRMITPHHLTEQLVGLIDETVGTTHLVVLTGAARDPEGDVVLCDVAREAADELLQAMRRLGVDESGSIAVENIDLSISRRAEEAEEEAPGEAADAVVWEQLAESTHEESTLTITYAAFMIVATMIAACGVVLDNAILIVGAMAVGPEFGPLAGICTGLVQRRPRLAGRSLFALFVGFTAAIVATTVFSLGMTALGLFHEAMLENPRPNTSFIWQPDPFSFVVALLAGVAGMLSLTSAKAGALVGVAISVTTVPAGANAAVALSYGDFSQMWGSAVQLAVNLGGIILSGTLTLVCWKLLWRTQESRMIRKPGAPRGPGGGAWKGPGRF
- the glmS gene encoding glutamine--fructose-6-phosphate transaminase (isomerizing), which encodes MCGIVGYVGAQSALDVVIAGLKRLEYRGYDSAGVAVLADGGLAAVKKAGKLVNLEKELVGHPLPAGSTGLGHTRWATHGGPTDANAHPHLDNSGRVAVVHNGIIENFAALRAELAERGHRLESETDTEVVAHLLAERFSATGDLAEAMRQVCRRLEGAFTLVAVHADEPDVVVGARRNSPLVVGVGEGENFLASDVAAFIAHTRSAIELGQDQVVELRRAGVTVTDFDGSPATVRAYHVDWDASAAEKGGYDYFMLKEIAEQPKAVADTLLGRIDASGSLTLDEVRIPVSVLREVDKVVIVACGTAYHAGMIAKLAIEHWTRIPCETELASEFRYRDPILDQRTLVVAISQSGETMDTLMALRHAREQGARVLAICNTNGSTIPRESDAVLYTHAGPEVAVASTKAFLTQLVACYLVALYLGQVRGTKWGDEIEAVIRELSDIAAAVDTVLETMEPVRELARSLADKDTVLFLGRHVGYPVALEGALKLKELAYMHAEGFAAGELKHGPIALIEKDLPVVVVVPSPRGRSVLHDKIVSNIQEIRARGARTIVIAEEGDEAVVPYADHLIRIPVTPTLLQPLVATVPLQVFACELATARGNEVDQPRNLAKSVTVE
- the tsaB gene encoding tRNA (adenosine(37)-N6)-threonylcarbamoyltransferase complex dimerization subunit type 1 TsaB; protein product: MLLLAVDTATPAVTVALHDGESVVAESNQVDARRHGELLLPSVDKVLAEAGVTLEAVTGVVVGVGPGPYTGLRVGLVTASTFAAVLGVPVHGLCTLDGLAYAAGAAGVEGPFTVATDARRKEVYWARYEDPRTRVGEPAVDRPADIAEQVAGLPAVGQGAFLYPEVFTDARNPEHQSAAALASLAAERLAAGLEFLPPTPLYLRRPDAQVPKNYKVVTPQ
- a CDS encoding alpha/beta fold hydrolase, with translation MRSSPVSVHVCPGSTWAAERSEGGGVSENWRKAGWAGAAIGVIAAGAAAGVAVERITVGRGMRMKARLALDAAGDYGSLRGAEGICRAEDATELYYEVDELPEDGKRRRLRRKAEPPATVVFCHGYCLGQDSWHFQRAALRGVVRAVYWDQRSHGRSARGLGHADGEPVSIDQLGRDLKAVIDAAAPEGPLILVGHSMGGMTIMGFAEQYPEIVRDRVVGVALVGTSSGRLDEVTYGLPAAGMGAVRRLLPGVLKALGSQVELVEKGRRATADLFAGMIKMYSFGSRDVDPGVARFAERLIEATPIDVVAEFYPAFQTHDKTSALQLFADLPVTVIAGDRDMITPPAHSVAIKEALPGADLVVLESTGHLMMLERPETVTRLLTELLARTGAVAAPAATNVGGHGRSTAGSTAQPGAGT
- a CDS encoding holo-ACP synthase — its product is MIIGVGIDVAEIERFGAALERTPNLAGRLFVDAELTLPSGERRGIASLAARFAAKEALAKALGAPAGMLWTDAEVYVEPTGQPRLRVSGTVEARARALGVKSWHISLSHDAGVASAVVIAEG
- the tsaE gene encoding tRNA (adenosine(37)-N6)-threonylcarbamoyltransferase complex ATPase subunit type 1 TsaE, which produces MEEVPLEAQRSQAPAPEAAAGSETRITIDSPDAMQELGRRIAALLRPGDLVLLTGELGAGKTTLTRGLGEGLGVRGAVTSPTFVIARVHPSLTGGPALVHVDAYRLGGGLDEMEDLDLDVSLPESVVVVEWGDGKVEELSDDRLHVVIARAVGHEEVLDDVREVLVRGVGARWSAGAGLDALAGALSE